The genomic DNA CCGGGTTATCCTTTTTGGTTCAAGGACAGATGATTCTCAGAAAGGAGGGGATATAGACCTCTTCATCATTTCAAACAAAATTTCAGGAATTGAAAAACGTAATATCCGAATCGCACTTGAAGATAATCTGGGCGAACAAAAGATCGATATCCTTATTGAACCAGAACCAAAAACTCCCTTCGCACGAATTGCCATGAGAGAGGGAATTGAACTATGAACCAGACTGATGCTCTTGATCTTCTTATTCAGACAGATACGTACCTGCAGGAGAGCAAAGAATGGCTCTTGCATTCATATCAGATATGCTCAGGAATTGGGAAAAAATCAGCATACTCCATTGAAGAGATGGACGCATTCGAAGCGTTGAGTAGCAGATTTGCCCGTTCGAGTGATATTCTCATCCAGCAGATGTTTCGAACGATTGGGGTGGTGGAACTTGAGCCAGGCGGGAGTGTTCTGGACCGGATTAACCGGGCAGAAAAGATGGGTTATATTGAATCTGCACATGATGTACGGACAATCAGGGAGATCAGAAATACCATCGTGCATGAATACCAGCATAGCGAGATTATTCAATTATTTCATGATCTGCTGGATACAACTCCGATACTTCTTGAATCTATTGAATCGACACATGCCTATATCGCACGATATCAGGAGAAGTAATTCAGCCCCTATACTGAATTCAATAATCGAATCATTACCCGGATTCGTGATCCATAGACGCCTCTCTTGCCATATGGACGATTCGCTTTACGGATGAATACCCGATTTTTGTCCCGGACTCTGTAATCTGCTGATGAACGCCAATCTCTGAAAAATCCCCTTTGAAAACGATAAACTGGTTATGACGTGCGGTTGGGTTTTTCCCTATCCAGGTATGACCAAAGAGTTCCTCAAATCTCTTTTCTTGTGCACGATCATAGTAATAGTGAAGCATTGAACAGAAAAGGGATTTTCCAAACCGACGTGGCCTGAGAAAAACCGGGTTGTGAATCTCCTCAAGTTTCGCGATAAACCGGGTCTTGTCTACAAAATACGCATTATCCCTGACCAGTTCTGCATAGTTCATGATTCCATACGGGATAGGGCGTTTCACCTGACTCCCCCGATTTCTGAATTCGATATCGATCTTCTGGTAATATATGTCAATGAACCATAAAACCCTGTGGTACATAACCTATACATTCATATCCTCTCCTGCAGAGGATCTCTCATGCAACGGTATCCAATCATGCCCGTTCCCCCACATCACACCCTTCGGATTGCAGGCATTCTCGCCATCCTGTATCTCATTAGCTTTTTTTTCATCCCGACCGCCGCTGATGACCAGGCATTCGGGCCTGTAAAATTTCACATCCTTGCAGTAAACGACTTTCACGGACAACTCGGCCCTGGACAGAAGATGAATGGATCTCCGGCAGGGAGTATCCCGGTTCTTGCTGGATATCTCTCTGATGCAATCGATACCTACGGAACAAATACCACCATAATTGCCCTTCCTGGTGACATGACCGGAGCATCGCCGGCAGAATCAAATCTGCTTCTCGATGAACCGGCAATACTCTTTATGAACCGGTTTGTAACCGGCGACTGGAAGAAACCAGACACAACAGAGACAACGGGAGTCAGAGTCATTGGAACCCTTGGCAACCATGAATTTGATCGCAACCTCTCCGAATTACAGCGGCTCATAAACGGAGGCAATGATGGGACGAACATTACGCACCTTGTAGATCCCTATCCCGGAGCACTCTGGCCGGTCATTGCTGCAAATATCTTCTGGAATGGAACAGACAACCTCTTCCTTGAGCCATATGTAATAGAGGACATAGAGGGCGTCCCGGTCGCCTTCATCGGGGCTGTCACGGAGCTAACCGGTGAGATATCTGAACCTGGAAATGTCGAACAAGTCGCCTTCACCGATGAAGCAGATGCCATCAATGCCCAGGTGAAGGTGCTTCAGGAACAGGGTATTCATGCATTTGTCGTTCTCCTTCATGAAGGAGGAAGCCAGACACCCTATGATGGTCCGACACAGGAGACCGGGGATCTCTCAGGCAGGGTTACGTCGATTGTGATGAGACTGGATGAGGATGTCGACGTGGTCTTATCAGCCCATTCTCATCAATTCACCAACCAGTACGTGCCAAATGCCGGCGGGAAACCGACCCTTGTTACGCAGGCATATTCATATAGCTCGGCCTATGCTGATGTAACCCTTGAGTTGGACCCAGAAATGAAGGATATTGTGAACAAGACGGCAACCATTGTCACCGCATATGCTGACCAGGGGGCAGGATTTACGCCGGATGAAAACTCCCAGGAATTGCTCGATGCAGTAAACAGCACCATTGCACCTCTTATTAGTGAAGTTATTGCGACAACAGACATCCCCCTTACCAGGAATCCGGATGAGAATGGAGAATCACTGCTCTACGATATCGCAACCGATGCATTCCGATGGGATATGAAGACAAACATTAGCATCCTGAATATCGGATATCTTCGTGCAGACATCGATGCTGGTGAGATAACAACCGGCGATGCCTACTCAGTCATGCCATTCCATGACCAGATCTACTCAGTACAAATGACCGGGCAGCAGATCAAAGACCTGCTCAATCAACAGTGGACCCGTACGGTAAAGCCTGACCATCTTCTGCAGATATCCGGGTTTTCCTATTTCTATGATGAATCCAGGGATCCATCAGACCGGGTAGTCAATATCACCATTGACGGAGAGGAGATGGATATGAACGCATATTACACGGTTGCGACAATAGACTTCCTTGCCCATGGAGGAGACGGATATACCATTATGAAAGAAGGGACACTTGTTGGATATGGAGCACTTGATGTCGACGAATTTATTGCCTATCTCACGTATATTCCGTCACCAATTCATGAACAGACCGGTGGAAGAATCAACCGGGTAGATAGCGGTATTGAGCAGGAATGAGATAGAAATATCTTCACTCATCTCTACCAAAAATTTTTATCCGAAAAATTCCTCGATGAATTCAGCTAATTTTTTTGAGAGATGTCCCTTTGTCTTTCCCTTCTTTCCTTTCTTTCCTTTTGATGGAGCAATTTTCGCTGGTTTTTCAAAAAATCCGGGAAACAACATGACGGATATGGTTTTTCTCACATATTGACGCCGTACCCTCTTTACACGAACCAGCCGTGGGAAGAAGTTCCCTTTCATCTGTTCCAGTGAGGATACCCATCGCATCTCATCAATGAGCGAGATATCAAACCTCTTCAGGATAAGTGCCTCAAGTGAAAATAACGGAGGAATGATGACAAGAGCGGTAGTCATCCAGGGAATACATATCGGAAGTGAGCGTGTATAACACACCGGCAGCAATACCATATCACCATTCCGGGCTGCAAGAATTGGTATGAATCTGGCAGATATCCGGAGCGGGAAGGTCATGCAGAATGGAAGAGGAATAACCGGGATCACTATCCGGTCCCGCTGTACCCGTCTTCGTTTCAGATGCCTGACCGTATGTACTGGTGCTGACAGCAGAAACACAACTCTTGTCGGTAATATACAGCACCGGGGACGAGGGGCCAGGAGAAGACGTGCAGACTGATCCGGATAACAGAATGGACAAAGTCCGGGATACGTACAGAACCAGTGATCAGGATCAGCCGGGCAGGAAACGAGGGAGAGGAATGCATGTTCAGACCGTTCAAACCAGCAGGAGAGGATATCTTCAAGTGATCCAGAACAATCCTGCGATCCTGAAAAGATACTCCTCATCGGAAACGGAATCCGGTCAGGAGAAGGAACAGAGAACCGATATCGGGCTCTTCTATTAAAGACCTGAGCGGGATCACATCCGTCCATCATCATGTTACAGAGAAGGGTTCTGATCTCGGAAAGCAGGGACCTTCTATCTTCTTCATCGGTCCTCACCTGCTCCTGCGATACTGCAAGAACCCGAACTGAACTGTCCGGACCGACAAAGACAGAACGGGGGGACAGGCTGAATGGAGAGAGTCCCACCCGACTCATGGAGAGAAGAGCGGAGAGAAGATTTGTGCATGCTGCAACCCGGTACCTGAATGAAAACTTTTCTCCTCTCCACGATGTGCGGGTTTCAGGATCTGCTGCCTCGTGCCAATGAACGTACCGGCTGAAATCAATATCAGGAATAAGATAATGTATCCGTTTTTCAGGCCCCTGGTTCTGGTAGACCATTTTTTCCGGGACTATCACCGATGGCGGTACCTGACTAACCGGGCATGATAACAGAGGAGTGAGGCGGTTCATGCTGATAAGGAGCTGAAACCCGTCACGGTCGGTTTTTCGAATCTCCCCATGAGAAATGCGAACAATTCTGTCTCCGACATCAAGCGAACATCCCTCATCGTCGATATAGTCCGGTACAATCGGTTTTGTTGGTACCAATACTGATTCAGGCGTTGTTTTTATTTCCGAACCCGTCACCCGTATCAGAACTTTCGGGTCTGCAGCAAGTCTGCCATCATATGAAAATCCCAGAACCTGTGCCCATCGTGAGGGTTCGGGACGGGCCTGCGGGTGCTGGTGACCGGTCACAAATGCCTCATGAAACAGGGCACGGACCGATGACGGAATCCGGTCGTAGGGCGGGGCATAGTCAGGAGGATACAATCCTGGTATCTTTCCTTCATACGCAAATAGGCCACGAATAATCTTATCCGGAGTGGTGGGTGCATCCTCGATGAGCGGTCCCCGTCCCTGGTACGGGTGGGCTCCCTGCATCAGGAACCTGAAGATAAGGACGGCAAGGGCAAACCGGTCAGCAAAGAGCCGGTCAATATCCTGCTTCTCAAACGATCCGTCTATCAGTTCGGGAGGCAGGTATTCTCCTGTCCCGACCCGGCAGAACCATGTCCGTGAGGATGACGGGTCTGTTATCTGAAAAGAATCGGTATCGATGAGACATATCTCTCCGCTCGTGCTGATAAAAACATTATTCTCACGAAGATCGCCAACACAGTGTCCGGATGCATGGACCGCATGGACAAGACTGGCAAGTCGTGCTGCTGCCTTCATTGAGAAGGAAAAATCCTGGTCAGGTTTATCATACCAGGCATGCACCGGCATAAATCTGCTATCAAGGCGGGTCATCAGGTATCCAAGAAACCGTGAGGGAGCCTGTGAGAGGATGATACCCGACGGCCAGCAGATCCCCGTACCGGCAGGAATCCGGATCGGACTCTTCTGCATGATCCGGATCTTCTCTTCCATCTCAGGACTGCTTCGGTGCGGATGAAATATCTTCACACACCGTGTTTCATCACCTTCCACATACCATATCTCCCCTTCGCCGCCGGATTTTCCGGATGATAGTATCTGCAGCTGACCACCATGCTGATCAAGGACAGTCATTCGTGATCTGGTCTTTATTCTGGGAAGACGGATCCGTGCTTTCTCCTGTGCCAGATATGAACGTGAGATCTCGATATTCAGCGTGAATGGCCCGACATTGGTGATGATCACCAGCTGAACTGATGCTGGAACATGTCCCGGTAGCAGGCGTGTATCCACTCTGATCGTAACCATGGTGCTGTCGGTGACGGAGAATATTGACGGAATTGCGGTTATCCAGGGATATTTTGAAGGAATAGTTCCCCGAAGGGTTCCTGCTCCGGTGTTCTTCACGATAAGACGCTCTTCGATGATACCCCGGACAGTCCAGGATATGCGAAGTGAAGATGGCATAAACCGGGGAACCGGTCCTTTCTCCTGTGAACGGTGAATGGATACCTCAACCGTCTCCTCCCCGCCATTCGTCTTTACATGAATCCTTCCGATCGGATGTCGGGCTTTCGGGGCTTTCGAAGTGATAACTCTGACCGGGATGACCTGCACCGTCCGTGTCCAGATGCCCCGGGCAGGTATCTCAATCCAGTCACAGAGCGGAACTGCGGTTCCTGATAAAAAACCGGAGCCGGCATTTCTGACCGTCAATGAAAAAGAGATTGGTTCATCTTTCGTAATACCGCAAAACTGGAAGACCTTCTCATCCATCCGAAGCGCTGATACTGGTGTTGGGGCTTTTCTGATCTCAATCTTTACCCGCCCGATTCCACCGGTTGAGAGAATATGAACCGATGACTCCCCACTTGCCGGGGCTCTTTCAGGCCGTATCTCAAGAATTACCCGCTGGATAAAGGTGGTATTCAGATTTGTGTCAAGAACAGTAACCCAGTCTGCATCTGAACGGATATTTCCATACAGGCGTCCCTTTCCCTCGTTCATGATGACCAGTTCTTCGCGAACCGGACCTGATGAGAGAGGAGAGACCTCTATTACGGTACGGTCAATCCGGATTTTTGGTTCTGATCCGGACGACCCGGTCATCAGAAGGGCTCACCAGACAGGGAGAATCCAACGGCCAACGTCATGTCGTCTGATGAGAGTGCCCGCATGCGGGAAGAAGAGAGGAGATCGGCAACCTCGGTATTCAGGTCCCGGCCTTCATGTATGTACTGGCCAAGGGATCTGACAAGAGGCACAACAAAAGGACTATATGGGATATAGGCGCCATCCTCCCTTCGGATAAGGGCTCCCTGGCATCCGTCGGTTGCACAGATGATCGCATCGGCTGCTCGATGTGAGATGCGACATTGTGACTCCCAGTTCTGTGCGGTCAGGACAGCAGTCTCATTGGCATACTCGGCAGTTCCGGGAACCGAGAGCAGGGATGGTTCGCCTTCTGAAAGGGTGACACAGGCTCCGTCCCCGATATGACCACAGAAGGCGCCATCCGGGGTGAGAAAAGCCAAAAGCAGCGTCGTTGCGAAGGATGAGATGTCCAGTCCTTCAGAAAGGGCATGATCATCAATATCCTCCCTCCCGGCACTCATGGCTGACCTGATAAGAGCAGCAATGTCCGGCTCACCGGCCTTATATCCATCTGCGGCATTTTTGACACTGGAAGATACGGCAATATCGGCACCTTTTCCTCCATGTTCTGCGGATGAGAGACCATCAGCAACCGCGATGATGAGAGCACCGGGGAGGATGACACCGGCCCAGGCATCTTCACATGGTATCTGATCCCGAATATGCCTGGTTCCTGCGACCGAAGCACCACAGGCAAAATACGATCCGGGTCTGGCATGTCCGGCAGACATTGATATCAGAGCTGAATTACTCCCCAGCCTTCAGGACCAACCGGGTTCTCTAGTGATATCTGTTCACCAATCCGGGAGTCTGATATCTGGGAGAGACTCTTTGAAAGCCAGAGGAACATCTCGGCCCATTTCGCTTCCTTGAGCATGAGCGGGGTCCTGCCCGGAGGAGATATCTCACGGAGCACCGTCATATTGGCCTGGTCAACACCAAGCGCCCAGAAGAGGAATTTGTGATCCCTCTCTCCCCCATGCACCGCCTCAATAACCTTCTCCCAGATTTCGTCACCTTTGCGCATATCTGTCGGCTGACCGTCGGTGATTAAAAATATCCAGGGGCGGTAGTAATCGGTTCCGATGGTCCGGTACTCGGCCTTTCGCTCTTCAACAAGCCGGACAGCCTCAAGAATAGCCTGACCCATGGGAGTATACCCGCCGGCAGAGAGTTCCGGAGGGTCAAATGCCGATATGCCGGTGAAGGGCCTGACCAGTTCAACCCCTTTCCCAAAGGTTATCACGGCAAGATCTATCCGTTTTACCGCAAGATCGTCCTCTTTCAATTCATCGGTGAGGATGCGAAGGCCCTCGTTCAGCTCTGCTATCTTATTGCCTGACATGGATGCCGATGTGTCAAGGACCAGGACCGTGGCACAGTGGGGATGTTGCGGATAGGGGATATCAACGATGTCTTCAAGTTTTTCTAAGCCCATTGATTGAAAATTGGCCGGTAACTTATAAAATAATTATCAAACAATACCGGTTATTTGAAGTCAGGAGGGAGCGGTACATAGCTGTGGATCTGCTCCTTGGTATTGGAAATGACCTCCTCGGGGATGACGGTGTTGGCCCTTATATCGCAAAAGCACTTCTGGATTCGGACTGGACTGTCATCAATGCAGGCATTGTTCCGGAGAATTTTATCCGTCCGGTACGAGAACGCAGACCAGAACGAATTGTCATCGTTGATGCCGTTCATATGGGACTTTTGCCCGGTAGCATCCGGATCATTCCGCACGATTCTATCAGGGACTATGGGATTGGGACGCATCAACTCCCCCTTACCTTCTTCATTGAGCAGTGTGCCCCCCATTCACACGTCACCTTTATCGGAATAGAGCCCGGCTGCCTAGATCCTGACACCCCGCTGACACCCCCGGTTTCCCGTGCCGCCGCTGAACTTATCAGTCTGTTGAGAACTCACCGGTATGATCACCTGCCGGTCCTGGGTTTTCAGGGGAAGCAGGAACAAGATTGATTTTAGCTGCAGGGTACACGTATACAGAATAAGGGGAATGATCATGCAATATGAGAATATCGATAGCGCTGAGATGGCCGAATTGGCCTTGTCACAGGCCGTTGATGAACATATTGAAAAGAGCAAAGAGGCAATAGACCGGATTTCAGAACTAGAGCAGCAGATCCTGCACTGGAATCAGGAAGATATCAGAAAACTCCGCAATGATATTCAGGAGCTTCGGGAACTCCTCAAGAAAAACTTCCAGGTTCAGATTGAAAACTTCATTCATATGCGATCCATCCCCGGCATGCGGGTACCTGAAGAAATTCGCCAGCTCTACAAGATAATCTCGGTGGATAAAAAGGGGTTTGCCCTCTATGGGACTGAAATGGATAAAATCGCACATATAACAAAGATCACCGAGCATTTCAAGAAACGAAAGGAAGCGGCAGCACAGGCGAAGGCAAAAGAGAAGAAATAATTCTCCTGTCAGGTCTGGCTGGCACTGTGCCGAAGAAGCGCAATACACCCTGTTTTATCAAGCGGCTGGTTATCATTCCCACATTTCGGTGAGTAAATACAGGCCGGACACCCGTCTTTACACCTGCATTCCCTGACCATCTTCTCCGCCGACTCACAGAGCTCTTCATAAATATGATATGCACGTTCCGCAAGACCGATACCCCCTTCGTACCCATCATAGATGAAGATGACCGGTTTTCCCCTGACCTCTCCGGAGCTGGCCGATGACAGGCCCCCCAGATCCCACCGGTCACAGAGGACATGGTAGGGCATCATGGCAATAAGAGCATGTTCTGCCCCATGGAGAGAACCGCCGACATCACGATCTGCTGACAAGATCCGCATTCCTTCGAGAGAGAATTCAATCCAGACCGATATGGTCTCAAAGGTAATCGGTTCAAGGGAGAGCAGTTCGGTGGAGATGGTCCTCTCATCTATAAGCCGGCGATACCCGTGATAGAGTTCTGATACCTCTACTCTGCCCAGACAGAGTGTTCCGGACCTGATCTCCCGGCTCATCAGCTGCTCACGGATCTGAACACTGGTCTGGTGGTTTACTCTGGTATAATACCCCGGATCCTCCTGGGTCGCAAGGATCCGGTGACGGCCAAAATCCCAGCTGCCTACCAGATACCGCTCTCCCTGGTGAATAAGGACCGCACCAGGATGGGCCTCGCGACATGCCTGCCTGATATCCAGCGTCTCAATAACCCGGTTTCTGACCTCCACCGTCCAGACTTCACTGATCTGGGACAATGACACCAGTTCACTTGCCCGCTTTCTCCCGGTGTAGACATACCCCCGCGGAGTCTCTGCAACAAGGCCATTCTCTCCCAGTGCATTAAGATGGTCAATAATCCCTTTTCCAAACCAGCGGATATCAGATACTGGTCTGACCGGAAGTTCAGAAGCGGCGCAGAGGAGCTGTCCGGAGAGGATATAGGGGTTTTTCGTGTCGATAATGGCATGTTCATGGGGGCGGGCAAAGAACTCCTCCGGATGCCGCATAAAAAACTGGTCAAGCGGGTTTTGCATCGCAATAAGAATGGCAAGGGCATCAGATACCGACCGGCCGGCCCGTCCTGCCTGCTGCCAGACTGACATCATGGTCCCCGGATACCCGGTCATTACCACGGCATCAAGAGACCCAATATCAATCCCGAGTTCCAGCGCATTTGTTGATACAATCCCCCGCATCACCCCTGCTTTCAGATTTCTTTCAAGTTCCTGCCGCTCTTTAGGGAGGTACCCGGCCCGGTATGCGGCAATGCTGTTCACCTTGTCAGGAGACTTTTTGTGAAGGTGGTTTTTCGCCCAGACTGATACCAGTTCAGTCATCCGGCGTGACCCGGTGAAACAGAGGGACTGCAGGCCGGCTTCAACCAGAAGAGAGAGGATCTCAGCGCTTTCCGAATAAACCGACCTGGGCTGGACCATCTCCTGATATGGATTATACAGAATAAAAAACCGATCTCCGGTAGGTGCACCACTTCTGTCGATGATCGTCATCTCCCGTCCGGTCAGATTCCGGGCAAAATCAGCAGGGTTTGCAAGCGTTGCCGATGAGAGGAAAAACTGTGGTGATGAGCCATAATGATCACAGATCCGAAGCAGTCTTCTTATGAGAACAGACATACTGCTCCCAAACACCCCCCTATACTGGTGGGCTTCATCCAGGATTATGTATCTGAGCCGTGAAAAGAAGGAGGACCACTGCCGGTGCCAAGGGAGAATCTGATGGAGTTCATAGGGATTTGTGAGGATAAGTCCTGCCTGTGATCTGATAAGAGGCCGGTCATGCTGGGGGGTATCTCCATCATAGATAGCCGGCTGAATAGGCATTCCGGTTGCCTTTTCCAGTTCCTGCATCGTCTTCTGCTGGTCACGGGTTAGGGCTTTTGCCGGATAGATGGCAAGGGCGGTTGCATCCCGAACCTCCTGGCGTATGGTGAGGAATGGCAGCAGAAAGGAGAGGGTTTTTCCTGATGCTGTCGGAGTACAGAGGATAACATCCTCACCGGCTGCAATTGCCTCTATTGCTTCAGCCTGGTGGGAGTACAGCGTTATTTTTTCCTTCTCCAGCCAGTCTTTTACACGGGCGGGGAGGACAACCGGAGCCGGAGACCGGGCAGCATCCTTCCCTGGGATTCTCTGGATATGTGCAATATATTCAGAGTACCGCCGGTTCTCCAGGAGAAATTCAAGAAAACCGGAGACGCTCATACCACTCTGAAACAAGACGCTCAAGAAGGAAGGCCAGACTTACCACATCCTGCCTGTTATGTTCAACAATCGGGACCAGGGGGCCTGGATTCTTCGTCTCCATGTACCTGCAGTACCATTCAGGTACAAGGGCACCAGGGAGATCCTCATCCCTGATGATATCCAGAATCCGTGCCTCAAGGGTACCCAGCCTGCAGTCCGGGACAGCATGTTTCCACAGGCGCCGTGAGGGGTGGAGGAGATCATAATGGGGCATTGCAGGAAGTGGAGGGAGCCCGTAATAAGCCAGCCGGTCCGCAATATACGGGATATCAAAACTCCTGCCATTAAAGCTGACAAGAACGGCATCTTCAGGGATCTCCTCCATGAATGCAGAGAGGGCCGGTGCTTCCTCACTGATATCACGAAGAAGATACTGCTTCACCTGCAGCTCCCCGCCCCTGAAGTACCCAAGACCTATCAGAATGACCGGCCTGCCAAAGATACCAAGAGTCTCGATATCAACAAACCGGAATGATTCAGGAGAGAAGAGACCGGATGTCAGAAGCGTGAGCGGGTGGGCTGCCCCTTTTCGTGCTGTACTGAGTCGGCAGATAGCAACCGGTTCCTGCTCCAGTACCTCAAGCACACTGAGAGCAGATGGACGGTACTTTCTCATCCGTGCCATATCCCGCAGCGTTTTACAACCCTTCGATCTCAGCCGTGCAGATACTGCAGGACCAACCCCCCGCACCAACGTCAGGTCATGATCAAACAGGGCATGAATATCCGATCTGCCATGCCGGATACATGGTGCAGAAGACCGGGAACTGATAACATAATACTCCCCCTCCTGATTTCTCCGCTCTTCGCCGGAAAAACAGTCCTCAAGACAGACATCAGAATAGTCACGACAGAGCCTGGATAACAGCTGCTGGTTCTCGAAAAACACAGACTCCCTGACCGGATACCGGTTCAGACCAAGCCTGAATATGTTATCATGAGGGACAATGGTATACTCAGGTGATGCAGCTATCTTCTCCTGCCATCTCCTCCCGATACCTGCAAGATCAGCCCCTGCCATACTCCAAGGTCATCGAATAAGCATATAAAGGATGAAGGCCGCAGGGTGAAAGTGAAGAGGACCGTGTCACCGCCTTGCCAGCTCTAAACAGGGTCTGCCTGCCATTATCCCAGTGACTGCACTGGTCCCGATCCGGTATACATCATCAAGAGCAGTCGGGTGCCCGGTAATGCCACCATATCCATCCATATTAGAAGCAAGGTACCCAGCACAATGGGTAAAACCCAGAATATTAAAGAGAGCCCTGATCATCGGATATGCTGTATCAAAGACATCTGCCTGATCCATCCCTGCAGTCGAGAGAAAATACCCACGGCGGAGCTTTTTCTCCTCTGGACTGATGATATGAGAACCAAGGACAAAATGCCTGACCCAGATATAATGGGCACGATCAATAAATGACTTGAGTTCAGCGGTAATGCCCATGGTATAGATAGGTGAACTGATGATGATACAGTCAGCGGCAAGCATCCGGTCATAGAGCTCCCGCACTGCATCGTCCATGATACAGGTGCCAGTCTGATGACAGGCATTGCATCCTTTGCATGATGAGTATTCCAGGGTGGAAAGAACCACCTTTTCGGTGATCCCCCCTGCATCTGAAGCTCCTGCCAGAAACCGGTCAAGGAGCTGTTCAGTATTTCCTCTTCGACGCGGACTTCCGGAGAGCCCGATGACTGTGACCGTCTTCTTCAAGTCAATCGCTCCTTCATTGTCTCTAGTACTGACCGGGAGAGAGATAAGGCATCTCCTCTTGCAGTCGGGTGTGACATAACTGCTCCTTTTTCATCAACATGCCGTATCATCAGGTATGACAGATCACGGTTTTTGACTTCAATGAC from Methanospirillum hungatei JF-1 includes the following:
- a CDS encoding nucleotidyltransferase domain-containing protein, encoding MRLSEGEVSLIKKTIYSFDPSARVILFGSRTDDSQKGGDIDLFIISNKISGIEKRNIRIALEDNLGEQKIDILIEPEPKTPFARIAMREGIEL
- a CDS encoding AAA family ATPase; protein product: MKRPIPYGIMNYAELVRDNAYFVDKTRFIAKLEEIHNPVFLRPRRFGKSLFCSMLHYYYDRAQEKRFEELFGHTWIGKNPTARHNQFIVFKGDFSEIGVHQQITESGTKIGYSSVKRIVHMAREASMDHESG
- a CDS encoding bifunctional metallophosphatase/5'-nucleotidase, coding for MQRYPIMPVPPHHTLRIAGILAILYLISFFFIPTAADDQAFGPVKFHILAVNDFHGQLGPGQKMNGSPAGSIPVLAGYLSDAIDTYGTNTTIIALPGDMTGASPAESNLLLDEPAILFMNRFVTGDWKKPDTTETTGVRVIGTLGNHEFDRNLSELQRLINGGNDGTNITHLVDPYPGALWPVIAANIFWNGTDNLFLEPYVIEDIEGVPVAFIGAVTELTGEISEPGNVEQVAFTDEADAINAQVKVLQEQGIHAFVVLLHEGGSQTPYDGPTQETGDLSGRVTSIVMRLDEDVDVVLSAHSHQFTNQYVPNAGGKPTLVTQAYSYSSAYADVTLELDPEMKDIVNKTATIVTAYADQGAGFTPDENSQELLDAVNSTIAPLISEVIATTDIPLTRNPDENGESLLYDIATDAFRWDMKTNISILNIGYLRADIDAGEITTGDAYSVMPFHDQIYSVQMTGQQIKDLLNQQWTRTVKPDHLLQISGFSYFYDESRDPSDRVVNITIDGEEMDMNAYYTVATIDFLAHGGDGYTIMKEGTLVGYGALDVDEFIAYLTYIPSPIHEQTGGRINRVDSGIEQE
- a CDS encoding protein kinase, whose product is MTGSSGSEPKIRIDRTVIEVSPLSSGPVREELVIMNEGKGRLYGNIRSDADWVTVLDTNLNTTFIQRVILEIRPERAPASGESSVHILSTGGIGRVKIEIRKAPTPVSALRMDEKVFQFCGITKDEPISFSLTVRNAGSGFLSGTAVPLCDWIEIPARGIWTRTVQVIPVRVITSKAPKARHPIGRIHVKTNGGEETVEVSIHRSQEKGPVPRFMPSSLRISWTVRGIIEERLIVKNTGAGTLRGTIPSKYPWITAIPSIFSVTDSTMVTIRVDTRLLPGHVPASVQLVIITNVGPFTLNIEISRSYLAQEKARIRLPRIKTRSRMTVLDQHGGQLQILSSGKSGGEGEIWYVEGDETRCVKIFHPHRSSPEMEEKIRIMQKSPIRIPAGTGICWPSGIILSQAPSRFLGYLMTRLDSRFMPVHAWYDKPDQDFSFSMKAAARLASLVHAVHASGHCVGDLRENNVFISTSGEICLIDTDSFQITDPSSSRTWFCRVGTGEYLPPELIDGSFEKQDIDRLFADRFALAVLIFRFLMQGAHPYQGRGPLIEDAPTTPDKIIRGLFAYEGKIPGLYPPDYAPPYDRIPSSVRALFHEAFVTGHQHPQARPEPSRWAQVLGFSYDGRLAADPKVLIRVTGSEIKTTPESVLVPTKPIVPDYIDDEGCSLDVGDRIVRISHGEIRKTDRDGFQLLISMNRLTPLLSCPVSQVPPSVIVPEKMVYQNQGPEKRIHYLIPDIDFSRYVHWHEAADPETRTSWRGEKFSFRYRVAACTNLLSALLSMSRVGLSPFSLSPRSVFVGPDSSVRVLAVSQEQVRTDEEDRRSLLSEIRTLLCNMMMDGCDPAQVFNRRARYRFSVPSPDRIPFPMRSIFSGSQDCSGSLEDILSCWFERSEHAFLSLVSCPADPDHWFCTYPGLCPFCYPDQSARLLLAPRPRCCILPTRVVFLLSAPVHTVRHLKRRRVQRDRIVIPVIPLPFCMTFPLRISARFIPILAARNGDMVLLPVCYTRSLPICIPWMTTALVIIPPLFSLEALILKRFDISLIDEMRWVSSLEQMKGNFFPRLVRVKRVRRQYVRKTISVMLFPGFFEKPAKIAPSKGKKGKKGKTKGHLSKKLAEFIEEFFG
- a CDS encoding PP2C family serine/threonine-protein phosphatase translates to MSAGHARPGSYFACGASVAGTRHIRDQIPCEDAWAGVILPGALIIAVADGLSSAEHGGKGADIAVSSSVKNAADGYKAGEPDIAALIRSAMSAGREDIDDHALSEGLDISSFATTLLLAFLTPDGAFCGHIGDGACVTLSEGEPSLLSVPGTAEYANETAVLTAQNWESQCRISHRAADAIICATDGCQGALIRREDGAYIPYSPFVVPLVRSLGQYIHEGRDLNTEVADLLSSSRMRALSSDDMTLAVGFSLSGEPF
- a CDS encoding vWA domain-containing protein; amino-acid sequence: MGLEKLEDIVDIPYPQHPHCATVLVLDTSASMSGNKIAELNEGLRILTDELKEDDLAVKRIDLAVITFGKGVELVRPFTGISAFDPPELSAGGYTPMGQAILEAVRLVEERKAEYRTIGTDYYRPWIFLITDGQPTDMRKGDEIWEKVIEAVHGGERDHKFLFWALGVDQANMTVLREISPPGRTPLMLKEAKWAEMFLWLSKSLSQISDSRIGEQISLENPVGPEGWGVIQL
- the hycI gene encoding hydrogenase maturation peptidase HycI; this translates as MIENWPVTYKIIIKQYRLFEVRRERYIAVDLLLGIGNDLLGDDGVGPYIAKALLDSDWTVINAGIVPENFIRPVRERRPERIVIVDAVHMGLLPGSIRIIPHDSIRDYGIGTHQLPLTFFIEQCAPHSHVTFIGIEPGCLDPDTPLTPPVSRAAAELISLLRTHRYDHLPVLGFQGKQEQD